From Amphiprion ocellaris isolate individual 3 ecotype Okinawa chromosome 10, ASM2253959v1, whole genome shotgun sequence, one genomic window encodes:
- the LOC118469548 gene encoding golgin subfamily A member 6-like protein 24: MSYRHNASRHHGGFNSPPGRENIPSDLSGMQQSLDASIRRIKELLGEKRRFIQQAEADSYRISQLEALLEKSQKRCKELEMEKIQNNTNQLKEDDSSNSESMSWGDIMDFKDELMQKDEEIHRLSELLKDNGKVQTEDVAEETERLREQNKKLQEENELLKKEKLDLELNLRSMHTNKMLTETRLRQQKKKLEAQNMKLETKNKELLDTNKKLALSETVVEHRLTRLREEKQLQDQSKEEEIQRLNHINNSLSVTVSTIQGQMLVQETQHQQREEERKNQLSHLQKLQEEMELEKRDMEETIKQFVEKEEEYVREEEKKKKKKSFWRSFFPKKKHEMKVKEAAGCSI, from the coding sequence ATGTCATACAGACACAACGCAAGCAGACACCATGGAGGTTTCAATAGCCCTCCTGGACGTGAGAATATACCTTCAGACCTCAGTGGGATGCAGCAATCCTTGGACGCCTCCATCCGTCGCATTAAAGAGCTGCTCGGTGAGAAGAGGCGCTTCATTCAGCAAGCTGAGGCCGACAGCTACCGGATCAGCCAACTAGAGGCCCTTCTGGAAAAGAGCCAGAAGAGATGTAAAGAGCTGGAGATGGAAAAAATCCAGAACAACACCAACCAGCTGAAGGAGGACGATTCTTCCAACAGCGAGTCCATGTCATGGGGAGACATCATGGACTTTAAAGATGAGCTGATGCAGAAAGACGAGGAGATCCACAGACTGTCTGAACTGCTGAAAGACAATGGAAAAGTCCAGACAGAAGATGTTGCAGAAGAGACTGAAAGACTGAGAGAGCAGAATAAAAAGCTTCAGGAGGAAAATGAACTGCTGAAGAAAGAGAAGCTGGATCTGGAGTTGAACCTGAGgagcatgcacacaaacaagatGCTCACAGAGACGAGACTCagacaacagaagaagaaactggAGGCGCAGAACATGAAGCTTGAGACCAAAAATAAAGAGCTGCTGGACACCAACAAAAAATTGGCTCTGAGTGAAACTGTGGTAGAACACAGACTAACCAGGCTGAGAGAGGAGAAGCAGCTCCAAGACCAaagtaaagaagaagaaatccaGAGGCTGAACCACATCAACAACTCTCTGTCTGTGACGGTCTCCACCATCCAAGGTCAGATGCTGGTTCAGGAGACCCAACAccagcagagagaggaagagaggaagaatCAGCTAAGTCATCTGCAAAAGCTTCAAGAGGAGATGGAACTGGAAAAACGAGACATGGAGGAGACGATTAAACAGTTTgtagagaaagaggaagaatacgtcagagaagaagaaaaaaagaagaagaaaaagagtttCTGGCGCAGTTTTTTCCCAAAGAAAAAACACGAGATGAAGGTGAAGGAGGCTGCTGGATGTTCAATCTAA